The following coding sequences lie in one Polynucleobacter asymbioticus genomic window:
- the alr gene encoding alanine racemase: MSLSANSLIHRPILATIHTDAFRHNLGRIRELAPESKIWSVVKAKAYGHSLEAAYKGLESTDGFALLDIADAQWLRDHGWEGRILLLEGLFSEQELELAIQLQCDLVVHSEKQVLWLESFKNHTGHPGNIFLKLNSGMNRLGLRPDQYRLAFHRLHSAGYRLHHMTHFANADQVDQAPSVGEQMECFEQTIEGLQAPSSLANSAAILWHRNALGDWVRPGIMLYGISPTGVHADIIRSELQAVMQLRSEIIDIQELKKGDRVGYGGRYQAPEDMRIGVIACGYADGYPRHAEDGTPVWVDGADAQGDGVICPIVGRVSMDMLTIDLREAPNAKIGSAVELWGNEVPVDDVAQMSGTIGYELICALAQRVRVLIK, translated from the coding sequence ATGAGCTTGTCAGCCAATAGCTTAATTCATAGGCCAATTCTGGCAACTATACACACAGATGCCTTTCGTCATAATTTGGGCCGTATTCGTGAGCTCGCCCCTGAATCTAAGATTTGGTCTGTAGTAAAGGCTAAGGCCTATGGTCATAGCCTAGAAGCAGCCTATAAGGGCCTTGAATCCACTGATGGCTTTGCCTTACTAGATATTGCAGATGCCCAATGGTTAAGGGATCATGGCTGGGAAGGCCGCATTCTCCTTCTGGAAGGTCTTTTTAGTGAACAGGAGCTTGAGTTGGCAATCCAACTTCAATGCGACTTAGTGGTTCATAGCGAGAAGCAGGTTTTATGGCTTGAGTCCTTTAAAAACCATACTGGTCACCCCGGTAATATTTTTTTAAAGCTGAACTCGGGAATGAATCGCCTTGGTTTAAGACCGGATCAATATCGCCTCGCTTTTCATCGCCTCCATTCTGCTGGCTATCGCCTTCATCACATGACCCATTTTGCTAATGCAGATCAGGTTGACCAAGCACCATCGGTCGGCGAGCAAATGGAATGTTTTGAGCAGACCATCGAGGGTCTTCAGGCACCCAGCTCTTTGGCTAATTCGGCTGCAATCCTGTGGCATCGAAATGCGCTTGGTGATTGGGTTCGCCCCGGAATCATGCTCTATGGCATATCACCAACTGGAGTGCATGCGGATATTATTCGATCCGAACTCCAGGCTGTCATGCAATTGCGTAGTGAAATCATCGACATTCAGGAACTTAAGAAGGGTGACCGGGTTGGTTACGGTGGTCGTTATCAAGCTCCGGAGGATATGCGTATCGGTGTTATTGCCTGTGGTTATGCAGATGGTTATCCACGTCATGCAGAAGACGGCACGCCAGTTTGGGTTGATGGTGCTGATGCACAGGGTGATGGTGTGATTTGTCCGATAGTTGGCCGAGTTTCTATGGATATGTTGACGATTGATTTGCGCGAAGCGCCCAATGCCAAAATTGGTAGTGCGGTAGAGCTATGGGGCAATGAAGTGCCGGTAGATGATGTAGCTCAAATGAGCGGGACCATCGGCTACGAGCTTATTTGTGCATTGGCACAGAGGGTGCGAGTGTTAATCAAGTAA
- a CDS encoding outer membrane protein assembly factor BamD, translating to MPRLKSLLVMSDVITDASLRLAASVGSSSKKSLISLFVGATAACLVLSGCAGSDGQKDDTDIWSETKLYSEATEKLRDADYARCGKYFEKLEGRFPFGPYSQQAQINAAYCYWKAQEQAQAQVAIDRFIKLHQGSPNLDYGYYLKGLISFNDDLGWLGKFTGQDLSERDPKAAKEAFESFKVVVERFPDSKYAPDSLDRMRYIVNSLAEADVIVARFYYQRGAYLASANRAQLVIRDYDRAPAVEEALYLLTKSYEKLGMTDLSNDAARVFKLNFPDSQMMITGQRVQKERRWWQIWNK from the coding sequence ATGCCACGCTTAAAGAGCCTTTTAGTTATGTCGGACGTTATTACAGACGCCAGTTTAAGGCTTGCTGCCAGTGTTGGGTCATCTTCCAAAAAATCCCTGATTTCTTTATTTGTCGGAGCTACTGCAGCCTGCCTAGTTCTTAGCGGATGCGCTGGTAGTGATGGTCAAAAGGATGACACCGATATCTGGTCAGAGACAAAGCTGTATTCCGAGGCAACCGAAAAACTAAGAGATGCCGATTATGCGAGGTGCGGCAAATACTTTGAAAAGTTAGAAGGACGCTTTCCTTTCGGACCCTACTCTCAGCAAGCACAAATTAATGCTGCCTATTGTTACTGGAAAGCTCAAGAGCAGGCCCAAGCTCAAGTGGCTATCGATCGTTTCATCAAACTACATCAGGGCAGCCCTAATTTAGATTATGGCTATTACCTTAAAGGCTTAATTAGCTTCAATGATGATTTAGGTTGGCTCGGTAAATTCACAGGACAAGATTTAAGCGAGCGAGATCCAAAGGCAGCCAAGGAAGCTTTTGAATCCTTTAAGGTGGTGGTTGAACGCTTCCCCGATAGCAAGTATGCGCCTGACTCTCTGGACCGCATGCGCTACATCGTGAACTCACTTGCCGAAGCAGATGTGATCGTAGCTCGCTTTTACTATCAACGTGGCGCCTATCTAGCATCCGCCAACAGAGCGCAGCTCGTGATTCGTGACTACGATCGTGCACCTGCTGTAGAAGAAGCGCTTTACCTTCTCACCAAGTCATATGAGAAGCTAGGTATGACTGACCTCAGCAATGATGCGGCGCGTGTATTTAAGCTGAACTTCCCAGATAGCCAGATGATGATTACTGGTCAACGCGTTCAGAAAGAACGTCGTTGGTGGCAGATCTGGAATAAATAA
- a CDS encoding RluA family pseudouridine synthase — MALPHTPDSNPIDYIDDEDFIALEVPPEVSGERLDKFLGGALPDYSRNRLKAWVEAGAVTVDGKVTKVRHLLRGSESIKVFPQEMPEQFAFAPEDIPLDVVYEDEAIIVLNKPAGLVVHPAAGNWTGTLLNGLLHRFPELKNLPRAGIVHRLDKDTSGLMVVARTDIAQTALVRQLQERTVGRRYLSLVWGEAPSQGKVLATVGRDQRDRLKMAAGSAQGKPAATLFRRLAKGAFLESPVALLECRLETGRTHQIRVHLESLGFPLLGDPVYRKRTPGAAKTLPFGRQALHAYALSLQHPVTQEVMTWFRLPPPDFMELLPLVAMVEADLPKEDALMASIKNDQRN, encoded by the coding sequence GTGGCATTGCCGCATACTCCCGATTCGAATCCCATTGATTATATCGATGATGAGGATTTCATAGCCCTAGAAGTTCCCCCTGAGGTCAGTGGGGAGCGTTTGGATAAGTTCCTAGGCGGTGCTTTGCCTGATTATTCTCGTAATCGGCTCAAAGCCTGGGTTGAGGCCGGGGCAGTCACAGTCGATGGAAAAGTCACTAAAGTGCGCCATTTACTCCGTGGAAGCGAGAGTATTAAGGTGTTCCCACAAGAAATGCCCGAACAATTTGCTTTTGCTCCGGAAGATATCCCTCTTGATGTTGTCTATGAGGATGAAGCCATCATTGTCCTGAATAAACCCGCTGGGCTGGTAGTACATCCTGCCGCTGGTAATTGGACGGGAACCCTATTAAATGGCCTATTGCACCGTTTCCCCGAGCTCAAAAACCTCCCAAGAGCTGGAATTGTTCATCGCCTCGATAAAGATACTTCGGGATTAATGGTGGTAGCTCGGACGGATATCGCACAAACCGCACTAGTAAGACAGCTCCAAGAGCGAACTGTTGGACGCCGTTATCTTTCTTTAGTTTGGGGGGAGGCGCCTTCTCAAGGAAAGGTGCTGGCAACTGTAGGTCGCGATCAGCGTGACCGCCTCAAAATGGCCGCTGGCTCTGCCCAAGGTAAACCTGCAGCCACTTTGTTTCGACGCCTGGCTAAAGGCGCATTTTTAGAGAGTCCAGTGGCTTTGCTGGAGTGCCGCCTAGAGACGGGAAGAACCCACCAAATCCGTGTTCACCTCGAATCATTAGGCTTCCCACTATTGGGCGACCCGGTTTACCGTAAAAGAACGCCTGGTGCAGCTAAAACACTACCTTTCGGTCGGCAAGCGCTGCATGCTTATGCTCTCAGTCTGCAGCACCCAGTAACCCAGGAGGTGATGACCTGGTTTAGATTGCCACCTCCAGATTTCATGGAGTTACTGCCTTTGGTTGCCATGGTTGAGGCCGACCTGCCTAAAGAAGACGCCTTGATGGCATCCATCAAAAATGACCAGCGCAATTAA
- the pgeF gene encoding peptidoglycan editing factor PgeF — MTSAIKQIKPNWDVPQQIKAFCTTREGGVSKPPFNGLNLGLNAGDHLQDVLQNRSILKTYLPNEPIWLKQIHGVKVSTPVSRQNLSNGPFEADASVSNVPNEVLAILTADCMPVLFASKRGDVIGAAHAGWRGLSGGVLENTIQEMCSLSAGLRPQDITAWMGPAIGPSAFEVGPDVLQAFASQSQAILSEAFQPIAGSPEKYLANLYLLAQDRLRSFGIKQIYGGDFCTVNNPTHFFSYRRDKETGRFASLIWISDKTPSSGYY, encoded by the coding sequence ATGACCAGCGCAATTAAACAGATCAAGCCCAACTGGGATGTGCCGCAGCAAATTAAGGCTTTTTGCACAACTCGGGAAGGTGGAGTTAGCAAGCCTCCTTTCAATGGTCTCAATCTAGGGCTGAATGCGGGTGATCATTTGCAGGATGTTCTGCAAAACCGCAGCATTCTCAAAACATACCTGCCCAACGAACCAATTTGGCTTAAACAGATTCATGGGGTCAAGGTCAGCACCCCGGTCTCAAGACAAAATTTGAGCAATGGCCCATTTGAAGCGGATGCCTCCGTTAGTAATGTTCCAAACGAGGTTCTAGCTATTCTGACGGCCGATTGCATGCCGGTATTGTTTGCAAGTAAGAGAGGTGATGTTATTGGCGCCGCTCATGCTGGCTGGCGCGGTCTCAGTGGTGGAGTCCTTGAAAATACCATCCAAGAAATGTGCTCTCTATCTGCGGGTTTGAGGCCTCAAGACATTACGGCATGGATGGGCCCGGCAATTGGACCTTCAGCCTTTGAAGTTGGTCCAGACGTACTGCAAGCATTTGCCAGTCAATCTCAAGCCATCTTATCGGAGGCGTTTCAGCCTATTGCTGGCAGTCCGGAAAAGTATTTAGCCAATCTATATCTTCTCGCTCAGGATCGCTTGCGTTCTTTTGGTATTAAGCAGATCTATGGCGGAGACTTTTGTACTGTGAATAACCCGACGCATTTCTTTTCTTACCGCAGAGATAAGGAGACAGGGCGCTTCGCTTCCTTAATTTGGATTTCAGACAAAACCCCATCTTCGGGTTATTACTAG